In Gemmatimonadales bacterium, a genomic segment contains:
- the pqqC gene encoding pyrroloquinoline-quinone synthase PqqC → MTTTLLASKLATPPAPPFPSLERALDPGELEDALRSFNGSYYVEHPFHQLMYQGRLTQRQFQGWVANRLAYQRVVPRKDAAILSNCPDPQVRREWIQRIVDHDGTEPGTGGIELWIRLGVSLGVPREEMEDERHVLPAVRLICESYVTFCKSRPWQEAVASSLTELFAPKIHQQRIQSFPVHYPWIPPEALDYFKSRLVQAPRDVSHGLRVVKQWATTPERQRKVFEALAFKLEMLWAMIDTIHNAYLEG, encoded by the coding sequence ATGACGACCACCCTGCTTGCCTCCAAGCTCGCCACACCGCCGGCACCGCCGTTCCCCTCGCTGGAGCGGGCGCTCGATCCGGGCGAACTGGAGGACGCGCTCCGGTCGTTCAACGGCTCGTACTACGTCGAGCACCCCTTTCACCAGCTGATGTACCAGGGGCGGCTGACCCAGCGCCAATTCCAGGGCTGGGTGGCCAACCGGCTGGCCTACCAGCGGGTGGTGCCCCGGAAGGATGCGGCCATTCTGTCGAACTGTCCGGACCCCCAGGTGCGCCGGGAGTGGATCCAGCGGATTGTCGACCACGACGGCACGGAGCCGGGCACCGGTGGCATCGAGCTCTGGATACGGCTGGGCGTGTCGCTGGGAGTGCCGCGCGAGGAGATGGAAGACGAGCGGCACGTGTTGCCGGCTGTGCGGCTCATCTGCGAGTCGTACGTGACCTTCTGCAAGAGCCGGCCGTGGCAGGAAGCGGTGGCGTCGTCCTTGACCGAGCTGTTCGCGCCCAAGATCCATCAGCAGCGAATCCAGTCGTTCCCCGTGCACTACCCCTGGATCCCGCCGGAGGCGCTCGACTACTTCAAGAGCCGTCTGGTGCAGGCCCCGCGCGACGTGAGCCACGGACTTCGTGTCGTGAAGCAGTGGGCCACCACCCCGGAGCGGCAGCGCAAGGTGTTCGAGGCGCTCGCGTTCAAGCTCGAGATGCTGTGGGCGATGATCGATACCATTCACAACGCCTATCTCGAGGGGTAG
- a CDS encoding HlyD family secretion protein, with amino-acid sequence MSTDIAIDVPATAAPEATKSGSRRLTILVAILLVLTLAGWGVRRYIFSRHHVTSDNAQVDGHITVISPRIQGFIARVLVEENQHVKAGDTLVVLDDRDVEVRLQQAEAELRDAQTAVSLRGRAGQAEAQLRATQAQAASAEAAVAAAQANFRKAAADLERYRGLAAKQIVSAQQLDAAQAAYDAANANLMAAQKQAAAAGSQVSASGAAVRGADARMAAAQAAVENAQLQLSYSALLAPVDGMVAKRTAEPGALVQVGQNLMSIVPDKDIWVTANLKETQLEHVRVGDPVEFTVDAYGDLKFQGKVESLSPATGARFALLPPDNATGNFTKVVQRVPVRIAVEQSADPAHPLRPGMSVDVTIATD; translated from the coding sequence ATGTCGACCGATATCGCAATTGACGTTCCCGCGACTGCCGCGCCCGAGGCGACCAAGTCCGGGTCCCGCCGTCTGACCATTCTGGTCGCGATCCTGCTGGTTCTCACCCTGGCCGGCTGGGGGGTGCGCCGATACATCTTCTCCCGGCACCATGTGACCTCGGACAACGCGCAGGTCGACGGTCACATCACGGTGATCAGTCCCCGGATTCAGGGCTTCATCGCCCGCGTGCTGGTGGAGGAGAATCAGCACGTCAAGGCGGGCGACACCCTCGTGGTGCTCGACGACCGCGACGTGGAAGTCCGGCTGCAACAGGCGGAGGCAGAGCTGCGCGACGCCCAGACCGCCGTCAGCTTGCGCGGCCGCGCGGGTCAGGCGGAGGCGCAGCTTCGGGCCACCCAGGCGCAGGCGGCATCGGCCGAGGCGGCGGTCGCCGCGGCCCAGGCGAATTTCCGGAAGGCCGCGGCCGACTTGGAGCGCTATCGCGGGCTGGCCGCCAAGCAGATCGTCTCCGCCCAGCAGCTCGATGCCGCCCAGGCGGCCTACGACGCCGCCAACGCCAACCTGATGGCGGCCCAGAAGCAGGCCGCGGCCGCAGGCAGTCAGGTCTCCGCCTCGGGCGCGGCGGTCCGGGGCGCCGATGCCCGGATGGCGGCCGCCCAGGCGGCCGTGGAGAACGCGCAGCTGCAGCTCAGCTATAGTGCGCTGCTCGCGCCGGTCGACGGGATGGTGGCCAAGCGCACCGCCGAGCCCGGAGCGCTGGTGCAGGTGGGACAGAACCTGATGTCGATCGTGCCCGACAAGGACATCTGGGTCACCGCCAACCTCAAGGAGACCCAGCTCGAGCACGTCCGGGTGGGCGACCCTGTGGAGTTCACGGTGGACGCGTACGGCGATCTCAAGTTCCAGGGCAAGGTCGAGAGCCTGAGCCCGGCCACGGGTGCGCGTTTCGCCCTGCTTCCGCCCGACAACGCCACCGGCAACTTCACCAAGGTGGTGCAGCGCGTACCGGTGCGAATCGCGGTGGAGCAGTCGGCCGACCCGGCGCACCCGTTGCGGCCGGGCATGTCGGTGGACGTCACCATCGCCACCGACTGA
- a CDS encoding ATP-binding protein, whose protein sequence is MTFQRKLLLGFSLMVLPALLVGAEAIRSNVLERRALQALGESMSRTRTYAELETAMFDQSEVIWRYLSGLDPGARKEFQLTGEVVDYWQQKWRAELRPEEMQLADGVAGVQRQIVAVADSIFVLYDAGQRETAYRLAQRELKARLLPALTALNREIYRRARESSVRGAYTRLEEILRAEGRTLLAIIVLSMAAGLLASWAISRSLARPVSELTRAMAFVGSGELDHPIPVTSRDEIGDLASALGSMTENLRQSRADMVRLNGELERKIVQLERTQAQLVQSEKLASIGEMAAAVAHGLRNPLGSLRAAAQLVRGHPESPSSREHLDAIIEEVDRLDRRISHLLSFSRPAPYRPMPESLPRLVEGLLPAFAEPLREHRVELEVAMAPDLPEVRVDPMQLEQAVVEVVSNALDAMPAGGRLRIAGAAEDGAAGPPEVSLTVSDTGPGIPERVLASVCEPFFTTRQEGTGLGLAIAKRYIEQNGGRLEIESRVGEGTTVRIRLPARVEA, encoded by the coding sequence GTGACCTTCCAGCGTAAGCTCCTGCTCGGATTCTCCCTGATGGTGCTGCCCGCGCTCCTGGTCGGCGCGGAGGCGATCCGCAGCAACGTGCTGGAGCGCCGGGCGCTTCAGGCGCTGGGCGAGAGCATGTCCCGCACCCGCACCTACGCGGAGCTGGAGACCGCGATGTTCGACCAGAGCGAGGTGATCTGGCGCTATCTGAGCGGCCTCGATCCCGGGGCGCGGAAGGAGTTTCAACTGACCGGCGAGGTGGTCGACTACTGGCAGCAGAAGTGGCGGGCGGAGCTCCGGCCCGAGGAGATGCAATTGGCGGACGGGGTGGCCGGGGTGCAACGTCAGATTGTCGCGGTGGCGGACAGCATCTTCGTGCTCTACGACGCCGGTCAGCGGGAGACCGCCTACCGTCTGGCGCAGCGCGAGCTCAAGGCCCGTCTGCTGCCCGCCCTGACCGCCCTGAACCGGGAGATCTATCGCCGGGCGCGTGAGTCCAGCGTGCGTGGTGCCTACACCAGGCTGGAGGAGATCCTCCGGGCCGAGGGTCGGACCCTGCTCGCGATCATCGTCCTCTCGATGGCCGCGGGACTCCTCGCCTCCTGGGCGATCTCGCGGAGCCTCGCCCGGCCGGTCAGCGAGCTCACCCGAGCCATGGCATTCGTGGGATCGGGCGAGCTCGATCATCCCATCCCGGTCACCTCCCGGGATGAGATCGGCGATCTCGCCAGCGCGCTGGGCAGCATGACCGAGAATCTGCGGCAGTCCCGCGCCGACATGGTGCGGCTCAACGGCGAGCTCGAGCGCAAGATCGTCCAGCTCGAGCGGACCCAGGCCCAGCTGGTCCAGTCCGAGAAGCTCGCGTCCATCGGCGAAATGGCGGCAGCAGTGGCGCACGGGCTTCGGAACCCGCTCGGCAGCCTCCGTGCGGCGGCCCAGCTGGTCCGCGGCCACCCGGAGTCGCCCTCCTCGCGCGAGCACCTGGACGCCATCATCGAGGAGGTCGATCGGCTCGACCGACGGATCAGCCACCTGTTGAGCTTCAGCCGTCCCGCGCCCTACCGGCCGATGCCGGAGAGCCTCCCCCGACTGGTCGAGGGGCTGCTACCCGCCTTTGCCGAGCCGCTCCGGGAGCATCGGGTCGAGCTGGAGGTGGCAATGGCCCCCGACCTGCCAGAGGTCCGGGTGGATCCGATGCAGCTGGAGCAGGCGGTGGTGGAGGTCGTCTCCAACGCGCTGGATGCGATGCCCGCGGGCGGGCGGCTCAGGATCGCCGGAGCGGCCGAAGACGGCGCGGCCGGTCCACCCGAAGTGTCCTTGACGGTCAGCGACACGGGCCCCGGCATTCCCGAGCGGGTCCTTGCCTCGGTCTGCGAGCCATTCTTCACCACCCGTCAGGAGGGCACCGGACTGGGCCTGGCCATCGCCAAGCGCTACATCGAGCAGAACGGCGGGCGTCTGGAGATCGAAAGCCGGGTCGGTGAGGGAACCACGGTGCGGATCCGATTGCCCGCGAGGGTCGAGGCATGA
- a CDS encoding ABC transporter ATP-binding protein, translated as MSTPPAIETEGLGRDYAGVRALRALDLVVPAGALVGLLGPNGAGKTTAMLLLATILAPSRGAARIFGHDVRRDRIAVRRRLGLVFQETSIDGLLTVEENLRFAARLSGLGGSRVRGAVTEAMERAGLAERAAQPARQLSGGWRRLVDVARATLHRPDVLILDEPTVGLDPEHRERIWTILATERRERGTTVLFSTHYLAEAEPADRVVLLAGGEVVAADTPDVLRAGVGDEVADMEGPGAERLARALRGLGAVVTFLKTERGFRIGFRGEREAVVALAMEAPGIERLALRPATLEDAYFARTRPVAR; from the coding sequence GTGAGCACGCCCCCGGCCATCGAGACCGAGGGGCTGGGTCGGGATTACGCTGGCGTGCGCGCCCTGCGCGCGCTGGACCTGGTGGTCCCCGCCGGTGCGCTGGTCGGCTTGCTGGGCCCCAACGGCGCCGGCAAGACCACGGCGATGCTCCTCCTGGCCACCATCCTCGCGCCCAGCCGCGGCGCCGCTCGCATCTTCGGCCATGACGTTCGCCGTGACCGCATCGCCGTCCGCCGGCGGCTCGGGCTGGTGTTCCAGGAGACCAGCATCGACGGTCTGCTGACGGTAGAGGAGAACCTCCGTTTCGCGGCTCGCCTGTCGGGGTTGGGGGGATCGCGCGTCCGTGGGGCCGTTACCGAGGCGATGGAGCGCGCCGGCTTGGCCGAACGAGCGGCTCAGCCGGCGCGGCAGCTCTCCGGAGGATGGCGGCGGCTGGTCGACGTCGCCCGCGCCACCCTGCACCGTCCCGACGTCCTCATCCTGGATGAGCCCACGGTCGGCCTGGACCCCGAGCATCGCGAGCGGATCTGGACCATTCTCGCCACTGAGCGGCGGGAGCGCGGCACCACCGTGCTCTTCTCCACCCATTACCTGGCGGAGGCCGAACCGGCAGACCGGGTGGTGCTGCTGGCCGGCGGCGAGGTGGTGGCGGCCGACACGCCGGACGTGCTCCGTGCCGGCGTGGGAGATGAGGTCGCCGACATGGAGGGCCCCGGCGCCGAGCGGCTGGCCCGCGCCCTCCGAGGGCTTGGCGCCGTGGTCACCTTCCTGAAGACCGAGCGAGGATTCCGGATCGGCTTCCGGGGCGAGCGCGAGGCCGTGGTGGCGCTCGCCATGGAGGCACCCGGGATCGAGCGCCTGGCCCTTCGCCCGGCGACTCTGGAGGACGCCTACTTCGCCCGAACCCGGCCGGTGGCCCGATGA
- a CDS encoding DHA2 family efflux MFS transporter permease subunit, whose translation MGTLALPSPVRALSRDAVFRARYVIAFAVTLASVLELVDTSIVNVAIPHMMGNLGATLDEVAWVSTGYIVANVIVLPLTSWLSERFGRRNYYTGSILLFTAASFFCGSARSLEALVVWRVVQGIGGGALISTAQAILFDVFPLHERAKAMAIFGMGVMVGPTLGPTLGGWITDNYSWPWIFYINVPLGLLAGFMTWRNVPEPTHAVTRSDGVDWLGLVFLILGIGALQILLERGESKDWFESREIMVESVVAGLGMLLFIWQELRVRNPIVNLRILKNRQLTAGVIFGLMLGFALYASVFALPVFLQNLLGYTAWDTGKVILPGAIAAAITMASMGRLAPKIDARALITLGVLLFLWSMWMHAHLTTQSGTGDLFWPMILRGVGLGFIFVPLTGVAVADLEPNQLAQGTGLFNLSRQLGGSFGIAVTATLLTRLTERSREALLPHLTAGDSVTRGWLQQVTGRLLGEGGTLAQAQMKAHALLEGALHAQASMIAFEKVFLIMGITFTCALPLLFLFRTGHPRGGAPAH comes from the coding sequence ATGGGCACCCTGGCGCTTCCCTCACCGGTCCGCGCGCTCTCGCGCGATGCGGTCTTTCGGGCCCGCTACGTCATCGCCTTCGCGGTGACTCTGGCGAGCGTGCTCGAGCTGGTGGACACCAGCATCGTGAACGTCGCGATTCCCCACATGATGGGGAACCTCGGGGCCACCCTCGACGAGGTGGCGTGGGTCAGCACCGGATACATCGTCGCCAACGTCATCGTGCTGCCGCTCACCAGCTGGCTCTCGGAGCGCTTCGGCCGGAGGAACTACTACACAGGCTCGATCCTGCTGTTCACGGCCGCGTCCTTCTTCTGCGGCAGCGCGCGGTCGCTCGAGGCCCTGGTGGTCTGGCGGGTGGTGCAGGGCATAGGCGGGGGGGCGCTCATCAGCACCGCGCAGGCGATCCTGTTCGACGTCTTTCCCCTGCACGAGCGCGCCAAGGCGATGGCCATCTTCGGCATGGGGGTCATGGTGGGCCCGACCCTGGGTCCTACCCTCGGCGGCTGGATCACCGACAACTACTCCTGGCCCTGGATCTTCTACATCAACGTGCCGCTCGGCCTGCTGGCCGGGTTCATGACCTGGCGCAACGTGCCCGAGCCGACCCACGCGGTGACGCGGAGCGACGGCGTGGACTGGCTGGGGCTGGTCTTCCTCATTCTCGGCATCGGCGCGCTGCAGATCCTGCTGGAGCGCGGCGAGTCGAAGGACTGGTTCGAGTCTCGCGAGATCATGGTCGAGAGCGTCGTCGCCGGGCTCGGGATGCTGCTGTTCATCTGGCAGGAGCTCCGCGTGAGGAATCCGATCGTCAACCTCCGTATCCTCAAGAACCGCCAGCTCACCGCCGGGGTGATCTTCGGTCTGATGCTCGGGTTCGCTCTCTATGCCAGCGTCTTTGCCCTGCCGGTGTTTCTACAGAATCTGCTGGGCTACACCGCCTGGGATACCGGCAAGGTGATCCTGCCCGGCGCCATCGCGGCCGCCATCACCATGGCCAGCATGGGGCGGCTCGCCCCCAAGATCGATGCGCGGGCACTGATCACTCTCGGCGTCCTCCTCTTTCTCTGGTCGATGTGGATGCACGCCCACCTCACCACCCAGAGCGGAACCGGCGACCTGTTCTGGCCCATGATTCTCCGGGGCGTCGGGCTGGGCTTCATCTTCGTCCCCTTGACCGGGGTGGCGGTGGCCGATCTCGAGCCCAACCAGCTGGCCCAGGGTACCGGCCTCTTCAACCTCTCCCGCCAGCTGGGAGGGAGCTTCGGCATCGCGGTCACCGCCACCTTGCTCACCCGCCTTACCGAGCGGAGCCGGGAGGCGCTGCTGCCCCATCTGACGGCCGGAGACTCGGTCACCCGGGGCTGGCTCCAGCAGGTGACCGGCCGGCTGCTCGGCGAGGGCGGTACCCTGGCACAGGCACAGATGAAGGCCCACGCGCTCCTAGAAGGCGCGCTGCACGCGCAGGCATCCATGATCGCCTTCGAGAAGGTATTCCTGATCATGGGCATCACGTTCACCTGCGCGCTCCCGCTGCTCTTCCTCTTCCGCACCGGACATCCCCGCGGCGGCGCCCCGGCCCACTGA
- the pqqB gene encoding pyrroloquinoline quinone biosynthesis protein PqqB: MQVILLGTAAGGGFPQWNCWCPSCRVARAEPHRAHPRSQSSAAVSVDGERWFLLNASPDVHAQLARLPARPTGVRHAPVEGIVLTDAELDHSLGIVLLREARQLQVCATHAVRQVLEADSRLLPVTRAFAEVRVTDLPSEGAMALCYRDGGDSGLAVSSFEVPAGPPRFAREELPGHTVGLVLSDLASGASCAFVPGCGGLDDSLVKRLAAADLVLFDGTFWTDDELIRLSIGERTARQMDHLPVSGPDGSLERLAALPGRRVYTHINNTNPMLLEDGPERALVERRGWLVGADGMRFTL, translated from the coding sequence GTGCAGGTCATCCTCCTCGGTACCGCCGCGGGCGGCGGCTTTCCCCAATGGAACTGTTGGTGCCCGTCCTGTCGTGTGGCGCGGGCGGAGCCGCATCGCGCGCACCCGCGGTCGCAATCGTCTGCGGCGGTGAGCGTGGACGGGGAGCGCTGGTTCTTGCTCAACGCCTCGCCCGACGTCCACGCGCAGCTTGCCCGTCTGCCGGCCCGACCGACCGGCGTGCGGCACGCGCCGGTCGAGGGCATCGTACTGACCGACGCGGAGCTGGACCATTCCCTGGGGATCGTACTGCTCCGAGAGGCGAGACAGCTGCAGGTATGCGCAACCCACGCGGTTCGCCAGGTATTGGAGGCCGATTCGCGCCTCCTTCCGGTCACCCGGGCCTTCGCCGAGGTGCGGGTGACCGATCTGCCCTCCGAGGGCGCCATGGCCCTGTGCTACCGTGACGGCGGCGACAGCGGGCTCGCCGTGTCCAGCTTCGAGGTGCCCGCCGGCCCTCCGCGCTTTGCCCGGGAGGAGCTGCCGGGGCATACGGTGGGCCTGGTGCTGAGCGATCTGGCCAGTGGCGCCTCCTGTGCCTTCGTCCCGGGCTGCGGCGGGCTCGACGATTCCCTGGTGAAGCGCCTCGCCGCCGCCGACCTGGTCCTCTTCGATGGTACCTTCTGGACCGACGACGAGCTGATCCGGCTGAGTATAGGAGAGCGAACCGCCCGCCAGATGGATCACCTGCCGGTGTCCGGCCCCGATGGAAGCCTGGAGCGCCTGGCCGCGCTGCCCGGCCGTCGGGTGTACACCCACATCAACAACACCAACCCCATGCTCCTGGAGGATGGTCCAGAGCGGGCCCTGGTGGAGCGCCGCGGCTGGCTGGTGGGGGCCGACGGCATGAGGTTCACCCTCTGA
- the pqqE gene encoding pyrroloquinoline quinone biosynthesis protein PqqE has protein sequence MTPDHPTTLLAELTHRCPLRCPYCSNPLDLIRAEGELRTEDWKRVFTEARELGVLQLGLSGGEPLIRKDLEELATHARQAGLYTTLVTSGLGLTRVRAERLRDAGLEHIQISIQDVDPESAERIAGVSSVKQKRAAVALVQEFGFAFSVNVVLHRANLDRIGEIIELAASLGADRLELANTQYYGWGLENRAALMPTRDQVARAQVIAEEAIQRYRGRMQIIFVLPDYFERFPKACYGGWGKLYLVVSPDGRVLPCHGATQITSLTFDNVRDRSLHWIWQESPAFQLFRGDSWMKEPCRTCPRKAVDFGGCRCQAFALTGDAANTDPVCTLSPNRGIIDAAVAGSERPAEYRYRILATEPQQV, from the coding sequence GTGACGCCTGACCATCCTACCACCCTGCTCGCGGAGCTCACGCACCGCTGTCCCCTGCGCTGCCCGTACTGCTCCAACCCGCTGGACCTGATTCGGGCCGAGGGGGAGCTCCGCACCGAGGACTGGAAGCGGGTCTTCACCGAAGCCCGCGAGCTCGGCGTGCTCCAGCTGGGGCTCTCGGGGGGAGAGCCGCTCATCCGTAAGGACCTGGAGGAGCTCGCCACCCACGCGCGCCAGGCGGGCCTCTACACCACGCTGGTCACCTCGGGGCTGGGCCTGACCCGGGTGCGCGCCGAGCGGCTGCGGGATGCCGGGCTGGAGCACATCCAGATCTCCATCCAGGACGTCGACCCCGAGAGCGCCGAGCGGATCGCAGGCGTCAGCTCGGTCAAGCAGAAGCGCGCAGCGGTCGCGCTGGTGCAGGAGTTCGGCTTCGCCTTCTCGGTCAACGTCGTCCTCCACCGTGCCAATCTCGACCGCATCGGCGAGATCATCGAGCTGGCCGCGAGCCTGGGCGCCGACCGCCTGGAGCTGGCCAACACCCAGTATTACGGCTGGGGGCTGGAGAACCGCGCCGCGCTCATGCCGACTCGCGACCAGGTGGCCCGGGCCCAGGTGATCGCCGAGGAGGCCATCCAGCGCTACCGCGGCCGGATGCAGATCATCTTCGTGCTGCCGGACTACTTCGAGCGCTTTCCCAAGGCGTGCTACGGCGGCTGGGGCAAGCTCTACCTGGTGGTCTCCCCGGATGGCCGGGTCCTGCCCTGCCACGGTGCCACCCAGATCACTTCCCTCACCTTCGACAACGTGCGCGATCGCTCGTTGCACTGGATCTGGCAGGAGTCCCCCGCCTTCCAGCTGTTCCGGGGAGACTCCTGGATGAAGGAGCCCTGCCGAACCTGCCCCCGGAAGGCGGTCGATTTCGGTGGGTGCCGCTGCCAGGCCTTCGCGCTGACCGGTGATGCCGCGAACACCGACCCGGTGTGCACCCTGTCGCCCAACCGGGGCATCATCGACGCGGCCGTCGCCGGATCCGAGCGTCCCGCCGAGTACCGCTACCGCATTCTCGCCACCGAGCCACAGCAGGTGTGA
- a CDS encoding sigma-54 dependent transcriptional regulator, whose amino-acid sequence MSGSTVLIVDDERTLARAVKGFLTESGYEAEVAGDAEQALRLLETLRPDVVFTDVRLPGMSGIDLLRRIREFDAAIPVIIMTAHGTIEGAVEAVKLGAFDYLKKPVDLEELKLLADRARETSQIKQELSYYRRRATAPDLPVAGMVGQSPGLRAVLDQARQVAALQETPPVLITGETGTGKGLIAHIIHGASPRANRPFIEVNCTALPANLMEAELFGHERGAFTDAKESKMGLFEAAEGGFLLLDEVGDLELQLQGKLLKAVEDRSVRRVGGVRDRRIDVRILAATNRDLEREAQREQFRRDLYFRLAVIILHLPPLRERGGDILILAEHFLRRFNAKYGKDVRVIDSRARELLLSYPWPGNVRELSHVMERAVLWSRGEATLEVEHLSLGDPLRSSPAPDSVAPEPGPLPESSAIPATPTLPAPGVDLERWEKSLIEQALREADGNQTKAAQRLGITRDTLRYRLKKHGIQA is encoded by the coding sequence ATGAGCGGCTCCACGGTGCTGATCGTCGATGACGAGCGGACCCTGGCCCGAGCGGTGAAGGGCTTCCTGACCGAGTCGGGGTACGAGGCCGAGGTCGCGGGCGACGCGGAGCAGGCGCTTCGTCTCCTGGAAACGCTCCGCCCGGACGTCGTCTTCACCGACGTTCGGCTGCCCGGCATGAGCGGCATCGACCTGCTGCGCCGGATCCGGGAGTTCGACGCCGCCATCCCCGTCATCATCATGACCGCGCACGGCACCATCGAGGGCGCGGTCGAGGCGGTGAAGCTCGGCGCGTTCGACTACCTCAAGAAGCCGGTCGACCTCGAAGAGCTCAAGCTCCTGGCCGACCGGGCCCGCGAGACCTCACAGATCAAGCAGGAGCTCTCCTACTACCGGCGCCGAGCCACCGCACCCGACCTCCCGGTCGCCGGGATGGTAGGCCAGTCACCCGGGCTCCGGGCGGTGCTGGACCAGGCCCGGCAGGTCGCCGCCCTGCAGGAGACCCCGCCGGTTCTGATCACCGGCGAGACCGGTACGGGCAAGGGTCTCATCGCCCACATTATCCATGGGGCGAGCCCGCGCGCCAACCGGCCATTCATCGAAGTGAACTGCACTGCCCTTCCCGCCAATCTGATGGAGGCCGAGCTCTTCGGGCACGAGCGGGGAGCCTTCACCGACGCTAAAGAATCCAAGATGGGTCTGTTCGAGGCGGCGGAGGGAGGATTTCTCTTGCTGGACGAGGTGGGAGACCTCGAGCTGCAGCTCCAGGGAAAGCTGCTCAAAGCCGTCGAGGACCGGAGCGTCCGCCGCGTGGGAGGCGTACGGGACCGCCGGATCGACGTTCGCATCCTGGCCGCCACCAACCGCGACCTCGAGCGGGAGGCCCAGCGCGAGCAGTTCCGCCGGGACCTCTACTTCCGGCTCGCCGTGATCATCCTCCATCTGCCGCCGCTGCGCGAGCGTGGCGGCGACATCCTGATCCTGGCGGAGCACTTTCTCCGGCGCTTCAACGCCAAGTATGGCAAGGACGTCCGTGTCATCGACAGCCGGGCGCGGGAGCTGCTCCTGTCCTACCCCTGGCCGGGCAACGTACGTGAGCTGAGCCACGTGATGGAGCGCGCCGTGCTCTGGAGCCGGGGCGAGGCCACCCTGGAAGTGGAGCACCTCTCGCTGGGGGACCCGCTGCGCTCGAGCCCCGCCCCGGACAGCGTGGCGCCTGAGCCGGGTCCACTGCCAGAGTCGTCGGCCATTCCGGCCACGCCGACGCTGCCGGCGCCGGGAGTGGATCTGGAGCGGTGGGAGAAATCGCTGATCGAGCAGGCGCTTCGGGAAGCAGACGGCAATCAGACCAAGGCGGCGCAACGGTTGGGCATCACTCGCGATACCCTGCGCTACCGGCTCAAGAAGCACGGCATCCAAGCCTGA
- the pqqD gene encoding pyrroloquinoline quinone biosynthesis peptide chaperone PqqD codes for MSLTSDSVPRLWRLARLDFDTVRGRPVLLYPEGAVLLNQTGEAVLKLVDGKRTVGEIATILGERYQADVSADVADYLSYLERRELIRDA; via the coding sequence GTGTCACTGACCAGCGACTCCGTCCCCCGCCTCTGGCGCCTGGCCCGGTTGGATTTCGACACCGTCCGGGGCCGCCCGGTCCTGCTCTACCCCGAAGGGGCCGTGCTCCTGAACCAGACCGGTGAGGCCGTGCTCAAGCTGGTCGACGGCAAGCGCACGGTGGGAGAGATCGCGACCATTCTGGGGGAGCGCTACCAGGCGGACGTGTCTGCGGATGTGGCCGACTACCTGTCGTATCTGGAGCGAAGGGAGCTGATCCGTGACGCCTGA